A section of the Equus caballus isolate H_3958 breed thoroughbred chromosome 21, TB-T2T, whole genome shotgun sequence genome encodes:
- the LOC138919828 gene encoding spermatogenesis-associated protein 31E1-like, translating into MQNPLMFLKSLFATWPSSSSTSWVIGTILPFLCGLGLFLLRLPSLQRNPSSRPPCERRNIRKRQVEPRGKSSRSRKKRGALKAPRAAGKGLAEVRGQVSLSHSSPGRLSSKGCSHRSSCQGYPGEASNTAYARAQQPRGKPVAGATLTMTPAHSLGPLTHTPIPLASTLPAEPPADLTRIPPDTTAMSTAPAHSSWPFPNSGHGRMSWRVEFLSQWHMIKVLFFPGSAHLQSQQGHLSCHRPVASFRGGPTHREGETESPSLANPDAPKLLKMEIRKRTQTKAWPEKEEQDAPGSPQMLEAPSITSGLNVRWRPPFPSLESAELNASEAQPLALPRSTFPSSATRDSGTRLKADSAEFSGKPLEPHPGEKHKTLTTKASVPRLAPPLPSTSPVSEENQKAPGGTLPGNGCGPSEASLMGQQGRPPSPSFAFSLSDRNGQSGTVVGAEQGRLHLSPGSAMARNEPLKESGGGASPEPCRGVATLEGESGSQSWSQVGGTGDALGTKPLQALPEKEEVFHVSPLRKMLRRLLPCLRPNKEEAPEEPLAKASPRQPPPRARHGSHAARRRMAGLFRRHPQYHPLSGRWETD; encoded by the exons ATGCAGAATCCTCTCATGTTTCTGAAAAGCCTCTTTGCTACCTGGCCGAGCTCCAGTTCcacttcctgggtgattgggaccatcctccccttcctgtgtggactggggctcttcctcctgcgcCTTCCCTCCCTGCAGAGGAATCCATCCTCGCGACCACCTTGTGAACGCAGAAACATAAGGAAG cgtcaagtggagcccagagggaagagcagcaggagcaggaagaaaaggggagctttgaaag ctcccagagctgctgggaagggcctggcaGAAGTGCGGGGCCAGGTGTCGCTTTCGCACAG ctccccagggaggctgtcttccAAGGGATGCTCCCATCGCTCATCATGTCAAGGCTACCCTGGGGAGGCGAGCAACACAGCATACGCCAGAGCCCAGCAGCCACGCGGAAAGCCTGTGGCAGGTGCTACTCTCACCATGACTCCAGCACATTCCCTGGGGCCTCTGACCCACACCCCTATACctctggcctccaccctgccGGCGGAACCTCCAGCTGACTTGACCAGAATCCCACCGGACACTACTGCCATGAGCACAGCTCCAGCTCACTCCtcttggccatttcccaactcaggccacggccgcaTGAGCTGGCGCGTCGAGTTCCTCTCGCAGTGGCACATGATCAAGGTCTTGTTCTTCCCCGGGTCAGCGCACCTCCAGTCCCAGCAAGGGCACCTGTCCTGCCACCGACCAGTGGCCTCATTCCGGGGAGGCCCcacacacagggagggagagacggagagCCCCTCACTTGCCAACCCTGATGCGCCAAAGCTGCTCAAGatggaaatcaggaaaagaacacagacgaaggcctggccagagaaagaagaacaagacgccccaggcagccctcagatGCTCGAAGCACCCAGtatcacgtctgggctgaatGTCCGCTGGCGCCCACCCTTCCCGTCCTTGGAGTCGGCTGAGCTGAACGCAAGTGAGGCTCAACCCTTGGCCCTTCCACGGTctacttttccctcctctgccacccgtGATTCCGGCACCCGCTTGAAGGCCGACAGTGCAGAGTTCTcgggaaaacctcttgagcccCACCCAGGAGAGAAACATAAGACTTTGACCACAAAAGCATCAGTTCCgcgcctggcccctcccctcccttcaacTTCCCCTGTGAGTGAGGAAAACCAGAAGGCCccgggagggaccctacctggcaaTGGCTGTGGGCCCTCCGAGGCCTCTCTGATGGGACAGcagggccggccgccttctccgAGCTTCGCATTCAGCCTCTCGGACAGAAATGGGCAGAGCGGGACGGtcgtgggggccgagcaaggccgtCTACACCTGAGTCCAGGGTCAGCAATGGCCAGGAACGAGCCTCTGAAAGAGAGTGGAGGTGGGGcgtcaccagagccctgccgtggggtggcaacactggagggcgagtcagggtcccagtcttggAGCCAGGTCGGAGGAACAGGAGACGCCCTCGGGACCAaacccctccaggccctgccggaaaaagaagaggtttttcacgtcagccctctcagaaaaatgttgagacgcctcctgccctgcctgaggcccaacaaggaggaagcaccagaggagccccttgcaaaggcaagcccgcgtcagccaccgcccagagccaggcacgggtcacacgcagctcggcgtcggatggcagggctgttcaggcgccatccaCAGTATCATCCTTTGTCTGGGCGCTGGGAGACAGACTGA